The Microbacterium maritypicum genome contains a region encoding:
- the qcrC gene encoding cytochrome bc1 complex diheme cytochrome c subunit, with protein MAREKKRRSGGRRSPLAAAALIGAGLMITGAVYAGATAAFAASDTQSAATSQLTVEDGEKLFTANCATCHGLDLEGTANGPSLYGVGELATEFQLSTGRMPLQMQGPQAPQKAPQFTEDQILAISSFVQSEAPGPTFPSDHILDGKGDVSKGAELFRVNCAMCHNVAAAGGALTEGKYAPGLSETSALHMYAAMVTGPQNMPVFGDMNLSDEDKRDIISALLFQQQSVQIGGFSLGSLGPVSEGLFVWIFGIGALVAVTVWITAKSN; from the coding sequence ATGGCACGAGAGAAGAAGCGCCGTTCCGGCGGTCGTCGCAGCCCTTTGGCGGCAGCGGCGCTCATCGGAGCAGGCCTCATGATCACCGGCGCTGTGTACGCCGGAGCGACCGCCGCGTTCGCTGCATCCGACACCCAGTCGGCCGCGACCTCGCAGCTGACCGTTGAAGACGGCGAGAAGCTGTTCACGGCCAACTGCGCCACCTGCCACGGTCTCGACCTGGAGGGAACGGCCAACGGCCCCAGCCTCTACGGCGTGGGCGAACTGGCAACCGAGTTCCAGCTGTCGACCGGTCGCATGCCCCTGCAGATGCAGGGACCGCAGGCACCGCAGAAGGCACCGCAGTTCACGGAGGACCAGATCCTCGCGATCTCGTCCTTCGTCCAGTCCGAGGCACCCGGCCCGACGTTCCCGTCGGACCACATCCTCGACGGCAAGGGTGACGTGTCCAAGGGCGCGGAGCTGTTCCGCGTCAACTGCGCGATGTGCCACAACGTGGCCGCCGCCGGTGGAGCGCTCACCGAGGGCAAGTACGCCCCCGGACTCAGCGAGACCAGCGCACTGCACATGTACGCGGCCATGGTCACCGGCCCGCAGAACATGCCTGTCTTCGGCGACATGAACCTGTCCGACGAAGACAAGCGCGACATCATCTCGGCGCTGCTCTTCCAGCAGCAGTCCGTGCAGATCGGCGGATTCTCGCTCGGCTCGCTCGGACCGGTCTCCGAGGGCCTGTTCGTGTGGATCTTCGGTATCGGCGCACTCGTCGCCGTCACCGTGTGGATCACGGCGAAGTCCAACTGA